In Halorubrum sp. PV6, a single window of DNA contains:
- a CDS encoding MATE family efflux transporter, whose protein sequence is MRSRLRAAAVRLRGALSRLGGATADALSRAGVIDRGRLRETLDLAWPRIVTGFAIMSKNTVDLAVVGVALGAPSVAGLAFAFAYWQLAKFVSIGLAGGTVSLVSQNYGGGESDRAALVVKASLLVAVALVAPLIVAFVAFAEPLIALVGGEGTALRAGSVYLAVTAPALAFEFFNMIASRTYAGVGDTVTPMVLRAGGALLNVVLTVWLVLGVGLGVLGAGLGTAASIVAVGLALSWGMTGRSYFGRGASPVPIGRGGPWIDGELVRQLLRVSAPLIGRRVAEGVAVFPLLWIASSFGDATVAALEVGRRVRGLLGSFSWGFSIAASTLVGQRLGAGEESLATEYGRDVIRLSALVYVVASAVVLLAAGPIAGVFVDDPAAVAATATFVVVAAVSAIPLGVDGSVTGSLRGAGDTRWPFLASMVGLYVVALPAALVGLATPLGVGGLYVAVIAEKLVPAGINLRRFRSNRWQAVSRQYRPEGADAPDDASAK, encoded by the coding sequence ATGCGTTCACGACTCCGGGCGGCGGCGGTCCGGCTCCGCGGCGCGCTCTCCCGCCTCGGCGGCGCGACCGCGGACGCGCTCTCCCGCGCCGGCGTCATCGACCGGGGACGGCTGCGCGAGACCCTCGATTTGGCGTGGCCCCGGATCGTCACCGGCTTCGCCATCATGTCGAAGAACACGGTGGATCTGGCCGTCGTCGGCGTCGCACTCGGCGCGCCGTCCGTCGCCGGGTTAGCCTTCGCGTTCGCCTACTGGCAGCTCGCGAAGTTCGTCTCTATCGGGCTCGCGGGCGGCACGGTGTCGCTCGTCTCGCAGAACTACGGCGGCGGCGAGAGCGACCGCGCCGCGCTCGTCGTCAAGGCGTCGCTGCTCGTCGCCGTCGCGCTCGTGGCGCCGCTCATCGTCGCGTTCGTCGCGTTCGCCGAGCCGCTGATCGCGCTCGTCGGCGGCGAGGGGACCGCGCTCCGGGCCGGCAGCGTCTATCTCGCCGTCACCGCGCCGGCGCTCGCCTTCGAGTTTTTCAACATGATCGCGAGTCGCACCTACGCCGGCGTCGGCGACACGGTCACGCCGATGGTGCTGCGGGCCGGCGGAGCGCTTTTAAATGTCGTGCTCACGGTCTGGCTCGTCCTCGGGGTCGGTCTCGGGGTGTTGGGCGCGGGGCTCGGCACCGCCGCCTCCATCGTCGCCGTCGGCCTCGCGCTCTCGTGGGGGATGACCGGCCGGTCGTACTTCGGGCGCGGCGCCTCGCCGGTTCCGATCGGTCGCGGGGGGCCGTGGATCGACGGGGAGCTCGTCCGGCAGCTCCTCCGGGTCTCCGCTCCGCTTATCGGCCGCCGAGTGGCCGAGGGCGTGGCCGTCTTCCCGCTCCTCTGGATCGCCTCCTCGTTCGGCGACGCGACCGTCGCGGCCCTCGAAGTGGGACGGCGCGTCCGGGGGTTACTCGGCAGTTTCAGTTGGGGCTTTTCCATCGCCGCGAGCACCCTCGTCGGCCAGCGGCTCGGCGCGGGCGAGGAGTCGCTCGCGACCGAGTACGGGCGCGACGTGATCCGGCTGTCGGCGCTCGTCTACGTCGTCGCCTCCGCGGTGGTCCTCCTCGCCGCGGGCCCGATAGCGGGCGTGTTCGTCGACGACCCCGCCGCCGTGGCCGCGACCGCGACGTTCGTCGTCGTCGCCGCCGTCTCCGCGATACCGCTCGGCGTCGACGGCTCCGTCACCGGATCGCTGCGCGGCGCCGGCGACACGCGGTGGCCGTTCCTCGCCTCCATGGTCGGCCTCTACGTCGTCGCGCTTCCCGCCGCGCTGGTCGGGCTGGCGACGCCGCTGGGCGTCGGCGGGCTGTACGTGGCGGTGATCGCGGAGAAGCTGGTGCCGGCGGGGATCAACCTGCGGCGCTTCCGATCGAACCGCTGGCAGGCGGTCAGCCGGCAGTACCGTCCGGAGGGCGCCGACGCCCCCGACGACGCGTCGGCGAAGTGA